The Vicinamibacteria bacterium genome window below encodes:
- a CDS encoding NAD-dependent succinate-semialdehyde dehydrogenase, with product MSIVSINPATDEEIRRYDEMSSEEVRGILEKAHAAHLSWREVGFAERSKLMKEAARCLREKTEEYAALMTAEMGKPIAGARAEAEKCAWVCDYYADHAERFLADEPVETDASKSFVAFEPIGVVLAVMPWNFPFWQVFRFAAPALMAGNAGVLKHSSNVMGCALAIEEVFHRAGFPHDLFRSLLIGGRKVAEVIESPRVAAVTLTGSTPAGIAAASKAGEVLKKTVLELGGSDPYVVLEDADLDGAVATCVTSRLINSGQSCIAAKRFIVVESLLESFTEKYVALMRSKKMGDPTKEDTDVGPQARADLRDELHEQVLKSVEKGAKLLLGGEVPKGKGAFYPPTVLSNVKKGMPAYDEELFGPVAAIIAAKDEDDAVRIANDSVFGLGAAVFTRDVQRGEHIAKKKLQAGACFVNTFVKSDPRLPFGGIKESGYGRELAAFGIREFVNIKTVYVSRSTAS from the coding sequence CGTTACGACGAAATGTCGTCGGAGGAGGTGAGGGGCATTCTCGAAAAGGCCCACGCCGCACACCTCTCCTGGCGTGAGGTCGGCTTCGCCGAACGTTCGAAGCTCATGAAGGAAGCGGCGCGGTGCTTGCGGGAGAAAACGGAGGAGTACGCGGCGCTCATGACCGCCGAGATGGGAAAGCCCATTGCCGGCGCTCGCGCCGAAGCCGAAAAGTGCGCCTGGGTCTGCGACTACTACGCCGATCATGCCGAGCGCTTTCTCGCGGATGAGCCGGTCGAGACCGACGCCTCGAAGAGCTTCGTCGCTTTCGAGCCGATTGGCGTGGTGCTCGCCGTCATGCCCTGGAATTTTCCCTTCTGGCAGGTGTTCCGTTTTGCCGCGCCGGCTCTCATGGCGGGAAACGCCGGCGTGCTCAAGCACTCGTCGAACGTCATGGGTTGCGCCCTCGCCATCGAAGAGGTCTTTCACCGTGCGGGCTTCCCTCACGATCTGTTCCGAAGCCTTCTCATCGGCGGCCGCAAGGTCGCCGAGGTCATCGAGAGCCCGAGGGTCGCGGCGGTCACACTCACCGGAAGCACGCCGGCTGGCATCGCCGCGGCGTCCAAGGCGGGAGAGGTTCTGAAGAAAACGGTCCTCGAGCTCGGGGGAAGCGATCCCTACGTCGTCCTGGAAGACGCCGATCTCGACGGGGCGGTTGCCACCTGCGTCACGAGCCGCCTCATCAACAGCGGACAGAGCTGCATCGCCGCGAAGCGGTTCATCGTCGTGGAGAGCCTTCTCGAGAGCTTCACGGAAAAGTACGTCGCGCTCATGAGATCCAAGAAGATGGGCGATCCGACGAAGGAAGACACCGATGTCGGCCCTCAGGCACGGGCCGACCTCAGAGACGAGCTCCACGAGCAGGTGCTGAAGAGCGTCGAAAAAGGAGCGAAGCTCCTCCTCGGAGGTGAGGTGCCCAAGGGCAAGGGGGCTTTCTATCCGCCGACGGTGCTCTCGAACGTCAAGAAGGGCATGCCCGCGTACGACGAAGAGCTCTTCGGCCCCGTGGCCGCCATCATCGCCGCCAAGGACGAGGACGACGCCGTGCGGATCGCGAACGACAGCGTCTTCGGGCTCGGGGCCGCCGTCTTTACCAGGGACGTCCAGCGAGGAGAGCACATCGCGAAGAAGAAGCTCCAGGCCGGAGCCTGTTTCGTGAACACCTTCGTCAAATCCGACCCCCGGCTTCCCTTCGGGGGCATCAAGGAGTCCGGCTACGGCCGCGAGCTCGCCGCCTTCGGGATCCGGGAGTTCGTGAACATCAAGACCGTCTACGTCAGTAGGAGCACGGCGAGCTGA